The sequence below is a genomic window from Gemmatimonadales bacterium.
GTGAATGGCTGCCCGGCTGGGTGGCGCGCGGCTGGAAGCGCAAAGCCGGTCCGATCGAGAATCTCGAGCTTTGGCGCTCGCTCCATTCGGCCCTGACGCTGCACGACACGCAGCTGGTCTGGGTGCGGGGGCATGCGGGGCATCTCAAGAACGAATTCGTCAATGACCTGGCCATCCGGGCGGCCCGAGAGCAAATCGCCACCAAGGGCGCCGTCGAGTCGACCCTGCCCGAGTGGCTTGCTGCGCAACGCGAGAAAGGCCGCTACCTGGAGTCCGATCCGGACGCCTCGTACGCGGTGCTGGAGCAGCGGGTGGCCGCGGGAGAACGGTTTGCCATGTCGTTGGACGAGCGCGCCGTGAGCGCGGCCGCAGGAGATCGGTGATGCCCGACCTGGAACGCTTCGTGAAGCGATTGCTGGAGACCCTCCGGGCCCGTCACCCCGCCGGCGCCCAGCGACCCTTCACCGTTGCCGAGCTGCGCGACGCCATCCTGCCGTATCGGATGCATCGCTCGGCGCTCAAGCTGTCGAGCAACGAGGACTACGAGCTGCTGGTTCTCCGCCTGACCGCCGAGGAGGGCGGCTACGCGCGGACCACGCCGCCGGATGCGGCAGAGCGGGCCCGTGAGGAGGTCGCGTCGCCGGTGCCGGACCTCGATCTGCTCGACCTGCTGGGAGACACCACACTCCAGCTGGCCCCGGGCCTGACCGATCGACTCGCGGCCGCCGAGTCTGCGGAGCAAGCCCAGACGGCTGCTCGGGAGGCGCCGGTTACTGGGCTCGTGGCTCCGGTGGACTTCGTCCGCTCGGCCGCCGAGGATGAAGTCCCGGTCGAACCTGCCGCCGATGCGGAGCGAGCTGAGCCCGCCAGTGCTGACTCGTCGGACCCCGCCGGCGACGAGGAGGACGCCGAGAGCGACACTCTCGAGCTGTCTCTCGAAGGTCCCGTCGCGCCCGAGGCCACGGCTGCTGCGCCGGTTGCCGGCGTCAGGCCGCCACCCGAGCCGTTCGAGCCGCTGGCCGACAGCGTCTCAGTCGACGGCGTGACGGCCACCTCCTCCGGCGAACAGGTCTGCACCTCCTGTGAGACGGCCCTCCCGACCGATCGACCGCTCGCGTTCTGTCCGTTCTGCGGTGAGCGCGTCGGGGTCCGCCGTTGCCGCCGCTGCGGCAGCGAGATGGAGCCGGAATGGCGATATTGCGGGGCATGTGGAGAGGCCCATGTCCGGTAACCTGACCCCGGATCCGCGCGCCCCGGGCAACCGGGTTCCGGCAACCATCGATCGTGCCACGCTGGACAAGATCATTCAGCGGGCTGCCGAGTTGCAGACCGGCGAGCGAGAGGTGGGCGACCACCTCACGCCCGACGAAGTGCTGGCACTCGGCAAGGACGTCGGCATCCCGACCAAGTATCTCCAGCAGGCCATGCTGGAGCATCAGGCGGCAGCAACCGTGGCGCCCGATCAGTCGTTCACCGGTCGGCTGGTCGGTCCGGCCGACCTGCAGGCCCAGCGCGTGGTCCAAGGCGACTCCGCCGATGTGCTCGAGGCCTTGCTCCGCTGGATGGAAAAGAACGAGCTGATGGTGGTGCAGCGGCAGCAGGCGGGTTGGATCAGCTGGGAGCCGCTGCGCGGTATGCAAGCCGCGATTCGGCGGGGTGCGGCGTCGCTCGACACCAGCAAGCCCAAGTTCATGCTCTCGCGCGCCGAGGTCGTGGTGGCCACGGTGACCGGGCTGGAACGCGGCTACACCCATGTGACCCTGAGTGCCCGGCTGCGGTCGGTGCGGCGGGATCACGTCATCGGTGCGTCGGTGGCGACCGGGTTGGGCATCGGCGGCACCGCGATCCTTGCGGCGCTGGGCGCGATGAGCCTGGTCGCGGCCCTGCCGGTCGGGCTTGGACTCCTGATCAGCAGCGTCGTTGTACGCAGCTATCCGCCCATCGTGGAGCGGGTCCAGCTCGGCCTCGAGCGGGCCCTCGATTTCCTGGAGCGGGGCGGAGTCAAACCGGCGCACGAGCTGCCGAAGCGCGCCCCGGGAATCATGGACCTGCTGGCCAACGAGGTCAGGCGGGCATTGACGTCAGGTGAGCAACACAAGGACAAACGGTCATGAGCGGTGTGAAGATCGAATCGGTCGGGGTGGTCGGCGGCGGCTTGATGGGCAGCGGGATTGCCCAGGTCTCGGCTGTTGCGGGCCTTCCGACCGTGATCCGGGATGTGGGCGAGGCGCAGCTCGCGAAGTCGCGCGCGGCCATCGAAGGGTCGCTTGCCAAGCTGGTCGAGAAAGGCAAAGTCTCGGCCGAGCAGCGCGACGGCGCTCTGGGCCGCCTTCGCTTCACCACCGATCTCGATGCCGTTGCCGGCAACGACCTCGTGATCGAGGCGATCTTCGAGGATCTCGAGGTCAAGAACGCGCTCTGGCGTGATCTCGACGGACGGGCGCCGGCCACGTCGATCTTCGCGACCAACACCTCGAGTCTCACGGTTGCGGCCATGGCGGCCGTTACCAAGCGTCCGACCCAGTTCGTCGGCCTTCACTTCTTCAGCCCGGTGCCGCTGATGGCGCTGGTCGAAGTCGTTCGGACGGTCACGACCTCGCCGGCTGTTTTCGATGCGGCGTTTGCCTGGGCCCGCCGGATCGGGAAAGAGCCGATTGCTGCGAAAGACAGCGCCGGCTTCGTCGTCAATCTGCTGCTGATTCCCTACATGCTCGATGCGGTGCGGGCCCTGGAGCACGGCGTGGCGTCGGTCGAGGATCTCGACAAGGCCATGAAGCTCGGCTGCAACCACCCGATGGGTCCGCTGACCCTGGCCGACTTTACCGGGCTCGACGTCTGCTACAACGCGGCAGAGATTCTCTTCAAGGAGTTCCGCGAAACCCGCTATGCTCCGCCGCCGCTCCTCAAGCGCCTGGTGCTGCTCGGTCACCTCGGTCGTAAGACGGGGCGCGGCTTCTACGATTACTCCGTCAACCCGCCGGCGCCGGCGAACCTCGGTATCTGATGCGGCCGAGGCTGGCGGTGGCGCTGCTGGTGGCGGCCGGGGTGGCAGTCGGTTGCCGCGCAACGACGGGGCGACCCTACTTCGATCCGTTTCCCGAGGCCGAGCATGTCGAGATCGGGTTCGGGTTGATCGACCGCACCGCGACCGTGATGCAGATTACCGACACGGTGCTCGCCTACCTGGAGGCGGACAGCATTCCCTTTGCCAAGGTGCGCCGGTTCGACGGCTATCTCGAATCGGCCTGGCTCGATGCAGAAACGCTGCGTCCGGTCGGTCGCCGCCCGCTGGGCAGCAACACGGTCCGGGTCCGGGTCTGGATCAACCCAACCATGCCGGGCTACGCCCAGGTCGAGGCCGAGACGAGCTACAACACCATGGCCGATCCGTCGCGCCCGTCCCGCGAGCTCGAAGCGCCGGTCGACCTGATTCATCCGGTCAACCGCCGGGTTGGCGAAGTGCTCAAGCGGCTCAGCGCGCGGTACGGCGCGCCGACCGACTCGGTCGCCACGCCGCCACCCGGCACGCCGTCTCCAGGCGCGCAGCCGCCCGCGCGGCCCGACACCGCTGCGCGCGATACCACCGCTCGGCCCGCACCGGCGCCGGACTCGGCAGGATCGGAGGCGACCCGTCGCCTCGCTCCGCTGACGTTGCATCCCCACGTCTGACCTCAGCGTGGATACTCCGACCTTTACTGGCATCTGGCGCACCGACGACCGCGCCCGGGCTGCCTACTCCGAGGGCGCCGGGATCTATCGCGTCATTCCCCACGCCGTTGCCGTGCCTTCGACGACGGCAGCGCTGATCGACCTGGTCCGCTGGGCCAGCGAGCACGGCGTGCCGCTGGTGCCGCGCGGCGCCGGGAGCGGAATGTCCGGCGGAAACGTTGGCTCCGGTGTTGCGCTCGACCTGACCGCGCTCGATGGCGCGCCGATCAGCGTCGATCCGGTCCGCTGCCTCGCGACCACCGGAGCGGCGGTGCGGCTCGGCGACCTGCGCGAAGCGGCGGCCCGGCATGGGCTGCGCATGCCGGTCGATCCTTCCAGCGAGCGCTGGGTCACCGCCGGCGGTGCGATCGGCACCAACGCCGCCGGTAGCCGGACGGTCAAGTACGGCCCGGTCCGCCGCTGGGTTCAGGGCCTCACGCTGGTCACGGCCGACGGTGATACTCTCGAGCTGGAGCGTGGCAACCCGGCCCCCCGGTGCGCGCTGGTCGAGCGGATCGATGGGATGCTGGCCGATACGCTCCGCCTGGCCCGCTGGCGGGTTGCCTCGAGCTTTCCCAAGGTGCGCAAGAACACCGCCGGGTATGGCCTCGACTCGTTTCTCGAGTCCGGCGACCTGCTCGACCTGATCATCGGCGCCGAAGGCACCCTGGGTATCGTCACCGAAGTCGTCTGGCGCCTCGAGCCGATTCCTCCGCATCGAGTCGGGCTCCGGGCGGCGTTGCGCGATCCTCGGCGGATTTCCCACACCATTCCGGCGCTGCTGGAGCTGGCGCCGAGCCGACTCGAGTTTCTCGACGGCACCTTCATTCGCTTTGTCGACGATGCGATTCGTGCGGTGCCCCGCGGTGACCGGCTGGCCGGCGCCGCCGCGATCTTCATGGTCGAGTTCGAGGGCAGCGATGCCGCGACGCTCGCCGG
It includes:
- a CDS encoding 3-hydroxybutyryl-CoA dehydrogenase (converts (S)-3-hydroxybutanoyl-CoA to 3-acetoacetyl-CoA), translating into MSGVKIESVGVVGGGLMGSGIAQVSAVAGLPTVIRDVGEAQLAKSRAAIEGSLAKLVEKGKVSAEQRDGALGRLRFTTDLDAVAGNDLVIEAIFEDLEVKNALWRDLDGRAPATSIFATNTSSLTVAAMAAVTKRPTQFVGLHFFSPVPLMALVEVVRTVTTSPAVFDAAFAWARRIGKEPIAAKDSAGFVVNLLLIPYMLDAVRALEHGVASVEDLDKAMKLGCNHPMGPLTLADFTGLDVCYNAAEILFKEFRETRYAPPPLLKRLVLLGHLGRKTGRGFYDYSVNPPAPANLGI
- a CDS encoding zinc ribbon domain-containing protein, with translation MPDLERFVKRLLETLRARHPAGAQRPFTVAELRDAILPYRMHRSALKLSSNEDYELLVLRLTAEEGGYARTTPPDAAERAREEVASPVPDLDLLDLLGDTTLQLAPGLTDRLAAAESAEQAQTAAREAPVTGLVAPVDFVRSAAEDEVPVEPAADAERAEPASADSSDPAGDEEDAESDTLELSLEGPVAPEATAAAPVAGVRPPPEPFEPLADSVSVDGVTATSSGEQVCTSCETALPTDRPLAFCPFCGERVGVRRCRRCGSEMEPEWRYCGACGEAHVR
- a CDS encoding FAD-binding oxidoreductase encodes the protein MDTPTFTGIWRTDDRARAAYSEGAGIYRVIPHAVAVPSTTAALIDLVRWASEHGVPLVPRGAGSGMSGGNVGSGVALDLTALDGAPISVDPVRCLATTGAAVRLGDLREAAARHGLRMPVDPSSERWVTAGGAIGTNAAGSRTVKYGPVRRWVQGLTLVTADGDTLELERGNPAPRCALVERIDGMLADTLRLARWRVASSFPKVRKNTAGYGLDSFLESGDLLDLIIGAEGTLGIVTEVVWRLEPIPPHRVGLRAALRDPRRISHTIPALLELAPSRLEFLDGTFIRFVDDAIRAVPRGDRLAGAAAIFMVEFEGSDAATLAGDLERAVGILRPESLEVAVGEDDAEVESLWSIRHAASPKLASLGEQFRTMQVIEDGCVPVARLGEYLEAVAAIAIRREVPVVLFGHAGDGNVHANLLPDVTKDGWEQRVRAVYDDVMQLVVALGGSPSGEHGDGRLRAGLTERVYGFEVSQIFRQIKRAFDPVGILNPGIKLGDGIDPLQSLKVGSSAAPIPSDVEAGLRRLERQAGYSCSRLALADDPLGVPLS